Genomic segment of Umezawaea sp. Da 62-37:
GGGAGCGGAGCGCTGGGGTCGGAACGCGGGGTAAATGCGTCGCGCGTCGTCGCGGGTGTCGGGACACTGCGCCGGTGACCGATTCCGCTGAGCCTCGACTGCTTCGACCTCGCGCCCTCAAGCCAGGCGATCTCGTCGTCATCGCATCGCTGTCCGGACCGCTGCACGCCGTCTACGAGCCCGACCTCGAGCAGGCGGTGGTCGTGCTGGAGCGGATGGGGTTCCGCGTGCGCCGGGCACCGCTGCTCGAAGCGGGGCGGCGGCGTTGGTGGAGCGCTGCCACGCCGGCGGAGATCGCCGAGGAGTTCAACGTTCTTCTGCGGGATCCCGAGGTGCGCGCGATCATCGCGCACGACGGCGGTCAGACGGTGCTCGGTTACCTCGACCTGATCGACGTCGAGGCCGTGATCGCCGACCCCAAACCGATCCTCGGCTACAGCGACATCTCGCTGCTGCACCTGGTCCTCTACGCGCGGACGGGCCTGGTCGGGTTCCACGCCGACCTGGCCACCCCCGGACTCGGCGGGCACTGGCAGGCCGCGACCGCGGGGCGCCGAGCGGAACTGGAGGCGCTCTACTCGACGTTGCTGACCAGCACCGAGCCGATCGGCGCGCTGCCCACCAGCCCGACGTGGGAGTGCTGGCGTGCCGGTCGTGCCGAAGGTCCGCTGATCGGCGGGGTGATCAACCGGATCGTGCTGGCGCAGGCAACGCCGTACGCGCTGCCGCTCGACCGGTTCGACGGCGCGGTGCTGTTCTGGGAGGAGATGGGCGGCCTGGCGTCGTACGTGTGGAGCTACCTGCATGTAATGCGCCACTGCGGAATCCTCGATCGGATCTCCGGCATGGTCGTGGGCGTCCCCCACGCGATCGACGGCCTCGACACGCCGGACGCGTCCCCGAGCCTCGCCGAGATAGTCCTCGACGTCCTCGGCGACCGCGACATCCCGGTCCTGGGCAACGTCGAGATCGGGCACGCGGGCCCGAACCTGCCGATGCCGGTCGGCATCCGCGTCGGCCTCGACGCGGGACAGCGGACGTTGTCGCTGCTCGAACCGGCGGTACGGCCGCTCAACGGGTCAGTCCCAAGTGGAATCGCAGCAGGTGCGTCTGATGGGGCCCGAGAACGGCCTCGTGGTCGGTGAGCAGCGCGGTCAGCTCGTCCGCGCGTGCTCCGTCGGGGAAGGAGTACGTCGTCGCGGCGTCACGAGCCAGCCAGTTGCCGAGGTCGGACCGGGCGGCCGCGCGGATGGCGGGCACGGGATCGTCGATGAGGTGGAGGTCGACGCTGACCCTCGTCCACGTGCCATGCGCCCGAAGCAGGTGGCAGGCGGCGGTTCGGACGTGGAGCGGGTGTGGCTGATCGAGCAACAGCCGCAGGGAGCGCTCGTCCAGCGTGCCCGCCTGACGGCGCAGTGAGAGCGCCACCTGTCGCGTCACCGAGGAGACCGGGTCGGTGAGCAGTGGCAGGAGCAGGTGCGGTGACGTGTTGCCAAGCCGCCGCAGTGCGCGGACCGCTTCGACTCGACCGCGTGACGAGGAGTGGGCCAGCCACGGCCGGAGCAGATCGATGTCGGAGTGGGTTCCGACCTCGCCCAGACCGGCGATCACGGAGGGGTTGGGCGGCTGCCGCGCGGCGAGCAGCGCCCGGTACCGGTCGGCCGGGTCTGCACCGGCGCGGCGCACGATGGCCTGCGCGGTCGCGCGCACGAGCGCGCTGCGGTCAGCCAGCGCCCCGGTAGCCGGATCGACCTCGCCCGCGGCTCCCAGGGAGCGCACGGCCTCGGCGCGCACCAACGCCGTTCCGCTGGCGAGCAGCCGGCGTGGGACGTCGTGATCGCCAATGGCCCGCGCCGCGCGGATGGCGGCTTCCGCGCACATGACCCGGATCGGCAGGTGGCTGTCGGTTGTCGCCGTACGCAGCATCCGGTCGACATCGAGCCGACCCGCGTCCAGAGCGATGACGTGCGCGGTCCGTCTGGTGCGCCGGTCCTCGGCAGCCAACGCGGCGACCATGGCTTCGGGCGGGCCGTTGCGGAGCAGACCGTCCAGGGCGTCGCCTAGCCAGCCACCCGCCTGCCTGGCCTGCAGGGCGAAAGCGACCGGTGCCAGCACGGTGACCACCTCGGTCGGCATGCGGTCGAAGTACTGCCGGCAGACCCCGCGGGCACGATCGCGGACCTCGGTCACCCAGTCCGCCGCGCGCAGCGCCAACACCGGCAACACGACGACGTCGTCCAGTTCGGAGATCGCGGCCACGGCGGCTTCCCGCACGAAGCCGTCCGGGTGGCACGCGGAGAGCAGTACCTCCAACGGTTCGGGTCGACCGGTGGCAAGACGGCGGGCGGCGGTGTCGGTCCGTCGATTCCAGTGCCACAGGTTCCGCCGGGCGGAGACGTCCAACGCGATCCACACCCGCGGGTCCGCCGCGATCAAAGCGCGTGACGCGTGTGCGATCAGATCGGCGTCCCCGCTGCGGCTGACCGCGAGGAGCAACGACGCGAGGTCATGTGCGGCGTCGACTCGCCCACTCGACGCACCATCGACAGCACGGTCGAACTCTTCCGGACTGGGGATTGCGGAAGGCACGTCTTCCGGCAGTCGGTCGGGCCGCCTGCGCAGTCGCCTGGTCAGCCAGTCACCGAGAGCACCCACAGTTCCCCATTCGCAGAAGGCGACGCACTCACCTGGCGGTGGCACACGGATTTTGCCCGTTGCGCGCAACTCCACCACGCGGCCAATCGGAACCGGAGCCGGGTAGACCTTCTCGATAATCGGAGACCGGCAGGTCAGCTCTACTGCGAGCGCTGGCCGGCCGGTGTCGGGCGTGGTGCTCAGTGGTGATCGGACCGCGACTCGGCGGTGTCCTTCAGCCTGTGCGCCCAGTCGGTGAGGCCCTGGTCGAGGTTGGTCTGGTTGCCGGGGATGTCGGCTTCGACGGGAGGGCCTGCCCAGGATTCCTCGGTGGTCGCGAGGACGCCGTCGCTGGTTTGCTTGAAGGTCCAGAGGTGTACGCCGGTGATGCCGTTCACGGGTGCGCCCCAGGCGGTGCAGCGCAGTGGTGTGATCGTCTTGATCGTCGACTCGACGTTCATGTTCTGCGGAGACCAGGTGAAGACCGAGCCCGGTCGCAGCGGTCCTGGCGTTTTCTTGTGCGCCGGGGTGATCTCGGGGATCCAGCCCTCCCAGTTGTCGATGTCGGCGTGCAGGCGCCACACCTCGGCGAGCGGTGCCTTGATGAGAACGCTGGCGCGGCTGATCACCGGAGCGGTCTTGTCGACCGTGACGCCCCGGCACACCTGGCGGGGCCCGGAGTTGGCGGCCGTGGCCGGTGCCTGGACCGACAGGAGCATCACCGTGCCCAGTGCTGCGGTGCCGATGCCACGTGCGAATCCGCGTTGTGCATTCATCGAAATCGGTCCTTCTCGGTCGGGGCCTGCTCCGGCGTAACGCCCTGCTTGAGCCTCACATGCTTACAGGCGTAACCGTACGACTGTTAGCTCATTGAAAGCAAGCCCCGCCGCCAATGGACAGGGGCTTGGCGATTACTGCGATCCAGGCGCGGCGGCCTCGATCACCGCGAGGTCGCGCACCGCGTAGCGGTGGTGCTCGGCTTCTTCCTTCAGCACGACCTTGAGGCAGCGGCGCACGACGTACTCCTGGTCCGGGTACGGGTCCGCGGGTTTGCGGCCGCAGACCCGGTCGAGTTCGGCAGTGGTGAGCCCGTCGACGACACGGCGCATCGTGGCCATGCGGGCGAGCCGTGGCGCGAGCACCTGGTCGAGCGTCGGGGTGGCGTCGAGGGTGAGGCCGAGTTTCGCCGACTCCTCAGGCGGCATTCCGCCTGCCGGGAAACCGAAGGGGTGGTAGGGCGTTTCCTCTTCGAGCACGGCGTTGCCGAGCCAGGCGTCGCCGGCGAAC
This window contains:
- a CDS encoding LD-carboxypeptidase, which encodes MTDSAEPRLLRPRALKPGDLVVIASLSGPLHAVYEPDLEQAVVVLERMGFRVRRAPLLEAGRRRWWSAATPAEIAEEFNVLLRDPEVRAIIAHDGGQTVLGYLDLIDVEAVIADPKPILGYSDISLLHLVLYARTGLVGFHADLATPGLGGHWQAATAGRRAELEALYSTLLTSTEPIGALPTSPTWECWRAGRAEGPLIGGVINRIVLAQATPYALPLDRFDGAVLFWEEMGGLASYVWSYLHVMRHCGILDRISGMVVGVPHAIDGLDTPDASPSLAEIVLDVLGDRDIPVLGNVEIGHAGPNLPMPVGIRVGLDAGQRTLSLLEPAVRPLNGSVPSGIAAGASDGARERPRGR
- a CDS encoding SRPBCC family protein, whose protein sequence is MNAQRGFARGIGTAALGTVMLLSVQAPATAANSGPRQVCRGVTVDKTAPVISRASVLIKAPLAEVWRLHADIDNWEGWIPEITPAHKKTPGPLRPGSVFTWSPQNMNVESTIKTITPLRCTAWGAPVNGITGVHLWTFKQTSDGVLATTEESWAGPPVEADIPGNQTNLDQGLTDWAHRLKDTAESRSDHH